A window of the Streptomyces sp. NBC_00454 genome harbors these coding sequences:
- the ppk2 gene encoding polyphosphate kinase 2, which translates to MGLKKAVYERELLRLQTELVKLQEWTRAEGARLVVVFEGRDAAGKGGTIKRVAEHLNPRVARIAALPTPTERERSQWYFQRYVEHLPAAGEIVLFDRSWYNRAGVEHVMGFCTPAEHQRFLRQCPVFERMLIEDGILLRKYWFSVSDAAQEERFRRRAQDPLRRWKLSPMDLESLTRWEAYSRAKDEMLVHTDTADAPWYVVESDDKRSARLNMMAHLLSSVPYEDVAVPSLTLPPRPPSTGYERPSKELQTAVPDHAATLGKD; encoded by the coding sequence ATGGGTCTCAAGAAGGCGGTCTACGAGAGGGAGCTGCTGCGGCTCCAGACGGAGCTGGTCAAGCTCCAGGAGTGGACTCGCGCGGAAGGCGCCCGCCTGGTCGTCGTCTTCGAGGGCCGTGACGCCGCGGGCAAAGGGGGCACGATCAAGCGCGTCGCCGAGCACCTGAACCCCCGTGTCGCGCGCATTGCGGCCCTGCCCACGCCGACGGAGCGGGAGCGTTCACAGTGGTACTTCCAGCGGTACGTCGAGCATCTGCCGGCCGCCGGCGAGATCGTCCTCTTCGACCGCAGCTGGTACAACCGCGCCGGAGTGGAGCACGTCATGGGCTTCTGCACGCCCGCCGAGCACCAGCGCTTCCTGCGCCAGTGCCCGGTGTTCGAGCGGATGCTGATCGAGGACGGGATCCTGCTCCGCAAGTACTGGTTCTCCGTCAGCGACGCGGCCCAGGAGGAGCGGTTCCGGCGCCGCGCGCAGGACCCGCTGCGCCGGTGGAAACTCTCCCCGATGGACCTGGAGTCCCTCACCCGCTGGGAGGCGTACTCGAGGGCCAAGGACGAGATGCTCGTCCACACGGACACGGCCGACGCCCCGTGGTACGTCGTCGAGAGCGACGACAAGCGCAGCGCACGGCTCAACATGATGGCCCACCTGCTGTCCTCGGTTCCCTACGAGGACGTGGCCGTACCATCGCTGACCTTGCCGCCGAGGCCGCCGTCCACGGGCTACGAGCGTCCGTCCAAGGAGCTACAGACCGCCGTACCCGACCACGCGGCCACCCTCGGCAAGGACTGA
- a CDS encoding GAF domain-containing protein, giving the protein MRLDELLDELQVRIDAVRGTRDRVHSLLEAVVSVGRELDLAQVLRRIVEAAALLVDADYGALGVIGPDGRTLSQFLTVGLDEEAIAEIGPLPAGHGLLGEVIHHPEALRLTDLGAHSSSYGFPPHHPPMRTFLGVPIRVRDEVFGNLYLTDKRGGFDFDTEDETVISTLSVAAGVAIDNARLYEGSQRQQLWLKANAEITESLLSGSPRPAVLELIALRAQEITGARIADISMPVPGAEGLFVEFAAGADSKSRQGLVVPFAGTLSGTAHRTGQPVTVLHASDDDRYPADAQTQGGLGPAVAVPLGTSGGESRGVLLLARPAGEPAFGENELEPLVAFAGQATIALELAERRRDAEQIALLEERDRIARDLHDLAIQRLFATGMTLQSAARLVEHEGAAERVSRAVEDLDETIKIIRSTIFGLRTKDRETGPGLRARAARAVGEAATTLGHPPRLSMEGLLDTDVPSEVADHVMAALGELLSNAARHAEATRVAVALKAEPGEIVLTVSDNGRGIPAQGRRSGLRNLDDRAQSLGGSFIIGTPDDGGSRLVWRAPLPTGS; this is encoded by the coding sequence ATGCGGCTGGACGAGCTGCTCGACGAGCTCCAGGTACGCATCGACGCCGTGCGCGGCACACGGGACCGGGTGCACAGTCTGCTGGAGGCCGTCGTCTCGGTGGGCCGGGAGCTGGATCTGGCGCAGGTGCTGCGGCGGATCGTGGAGGCCGCGGCCCTGCTCGTCGACGCCGACTACGGGGCGCTCGGGGTCATCGGGCCTGACGGCCGCACGCTGTCGCAGTTCCTGACCGTGGGGCTCGACGAGGAGGCCATCGCCGAAATCGGTCCCCTGCCGGCCGGACACGGCCTGCTCGGAGAGGTCATCCACCACCCGGAGGCCTTGCGCCTCACTGATCTCGGCGCCCACTCCTCGTCGTACGGGTTTCCGCCGCACCACCCGCCCATGCGCACGTTCCTCGGTGTACCGATCCGGGTGCGGGACGAGGTGTTCGGGAATCTCTACCTGACCGACAAGCGGGGCGGGTTCGATTTCGACACCGAGGACGAGACGGTGATCTCCACCCTCTCGGTGGCGGCGGGCGTGGCGATCGACAACGCCCGGCTCTACGAGGGGTCCCAGCGCCAGCAGCTGTGGCTCAAGGCCAATGCGGAGATCACCGAGAGCCTGCTGTCGGGCAGTCCCCGTCCGGCGGTGCTGGAGCTCATCGCGCTGCGGGCCCAGGAGATCACAGGGGCCCGGATCGCGGATATCTCCATGCCGGTTCCCGGCGCGGAGGGGTTGTTCGTGGAGTTCGCGGCCGGTGCGGACAGCAAGTCCAGGCAGGGACTCGTGGTCCCCTTCGCGGGAACCCTCTCGGGGACCGCGCACCGGACCGGGCAACCCGTCACGGTCCTCCACGCCTCGGACGACGACCGCTACCCGGCCGATGCGCAGACACAGGGCGGGCTGGGTCCCGCCGTCGCGGTCCCGCTGGGCACCTCCGGCGGGGAGAGCAGGGGCGTACTGCTGCTCGCGCGCCCGGCTGGCGAGCCCGCCTTCGGCGAGAACGAGCTCGAGCCGCTCGTCGCCTTCGCGGGTCAGGCGACCATCGCCCTCGAGCTGGCGGAGCGGCGCCGTGACGCAGAGCAGATAGCGCTTTTGGAGGAGCGCGACCGGATCGCACGGGACCTGCACGACCTGGCCATCCAGCGGCTCTTCGCCACCGGAATGACCCTCCAGAGCGCGGCACGGCTCGTCGAGCACGAAGGGGCCGCCGAACGCGTCAGCCGTGCGGTCGAGGACCTGGACGAGACCATCAAGATCATCCGTTCGACGATCTTCGGTCTGCGCACCAAGGACCGCGAGACCGGACCGGGTCTGCGGGCCCGCGCGGCCCGGGCCGTCGGCGAAGCAGCCACCACCCTCGGCCATCCACCGCGTCTGAGTATGGAGGGGTTGCTCGACACGGACGTCCCCTCCGAAGTCGCCGACCACGTCATGGCGGCGCTGGGCGAGCTCCTGAGCAACGCCGCGCGCCACGCGGAGGCGACCAGGGTCGCCGTGGCGCTCAAGGCAGAACCGGGCGAGATCGTGCTGACGGTCTCCGACAACGGCAGGGGCATCCCGGCCCAGGGCCGCCGAAGCGGTCTACGCAACCTCGACGACCGGGCGCAGAGCCTGGGCGGGTCATTCATCATTGGCACCCCCGACGACGGGGGCAGCCGGCTCGTCTGGCGGGCGCCGCTCCCCACCGGGAGCTGA
- a CDS encoding universal stress protein, with product MELSPRSSQRGGTMESNRGGPALGSVIVGVDGSGPARWAALWASDEAARRRRPLHIVFGSDIDGRVLDLSDEDLERVSTEGRDLLEGTAQAAQGRHPALSVTTELSRSGPAMSLRRAASSCGTLVVGHRGPGGFSSLTLGSVGLKVVAEARTPVVVVRGSEEAAGHDVVLAGVRDERDLDCVRHAARAAELRKASLRLLHVRSILQSVGSAVRELKGLNEGVGHHEQSSLAFVAEQIRDEFPSLTVQADSEESVSVAGVLVEASRHADLLVIGGRRKPGYVGRTLGRVTHSLVHHAHCPVELIPRHGDESRSEAS from the coding sequence GTGGAGCTGTCCCCAAGGAGCAGTCAGCGTGGAGGAACCATGGAAAGCAACCGTGGCGGTCCGGCACTCGGATCGGTCATCGTCGGCGTCGACGGGTCCGGGCCGGCCCGGTGGGCGGCGCTCTGGGCCTCGGACGAGGCCGCCCGCCGCAGGCGCCCTCTGCACATCGTGTTCGGGTCCGACATCGACGGCCGCGTCCTCGATCTCTCGGACGAGGACCTGGAACGGGTCAGTACCGAAGGTCGTGACCTGCTTGAAGGTACCGCGCAGGCTGCGCAGGGCCGCCATCCCGCGCTCTCCGTGACGACGGAGCTCAGCCGCAGCGGACCTGCCATGAGCCTGCGCCGGGCCGCAAGCAGCTGCGGCACCCTCGTCGTTGGTCATCGGGGTCCGGGCGGATTCAGCTCATTGACCCTGGGCTCGGTCGGGCTCAAGGTCGTGGCGGAGGCCCGCACGCCCGTGGTCGTCGTCCGGGGGAGCGAGGAGGCGGCCGGGCACGACGTCGTGCTGGCCGGCGTCCGCGACGAGCGCGACCTCGATTGCGTGCGTCATGCCGCGCGGGCGGCCGAACTACGCAAGGCCTCACTGCGACTGCTGCATGTCCGGAGCATCCTGCAGTCCGTCGGCTCGGCGGTGAGAGAACTCAAGGGCCTGAACGAGGGCGTCGGCCATCACGAGCAGTCGAGTCTGGCGTTCGTCGCGGAGCAGATCCGGGACGAATTCCCCTCTCTGACCGTACAGGCCGACTCCGAGGAGAGCGTGTCCGTGGCCGGGGTGCTGGTGGAGGCGTCCCGTCACGCGGATCTGCTGGTCATCGGCGGGCGCCGGAAGCCCGGATATGTCGGCCGAACCCTGGGGCGCGTGACGCACAGCCTCGTGCACCATGCGCACTGCCCCGTCGAACTCATCCCCCGCCACGGCGACGAAAGCAGGAGTGAGGCGTCATGA
- a CDS encoding MFS transporter, producing the protein MSSSALDNEPEHTTTQTPTHPSPGPSKMAMGAWIALLVLLTAELMNMLDQSVVLTALPAIQESTGAGPVAVQWLTSAYSLPVAVGLITGGRLGDIYGRRRILLIGTVVFTAASLLCGLATGPGVLIGARLLQGVGVAVMIPQVLATMHVTFEGQNRSKAFGLYGAVLAIANVLGPVLGGVLTQADLFGLSWRPIFLVNVPVGLAVLLLGRRFIPESTVRKADRLDLAGMLLSGLAIILILFPLTEGHAHGWPLWCFAMLAVGVLVLGVFLRHQRRRQGNAPLVTLSLFRVRQFSGGMAADLMHGLLCGLFFMTWTLYLQRGLGMSPLEAAVAFVLLSVGELGGATAAAKTAGRFARRLPQAGALIATAAMVTYGLQIGSDRADLTLLAMTPPVVLIGFGLGMVSGPLADLSLARVPHEDAGSASGLFNTAIHLGIALGTALTAVVFFAITGGSPDGAVNRDAFVTVLWWVCGLLALMWALMFCLPKQADNQAD; encoded by the coding sequence TTGTCTTCCTCCGCGCTCGACAACGAGCCAGAGCACACCACCACCCAGACCCCGACCCACCCATCACCTGGACCCTCGAAGATGGCCATGGGGGCCTGGATCGCCCTCCTGGTGCTGCTGACCGCCGAGCTGATGAACATGCTCGACCAGTCGGTCGTCCTGACCGCGCTGCCGGCCATCCAGGAGTCGACCGGTGCCGGACCGGTCGCGGTGCAGTGGCTGACCAGCGCCTATTCCCTGCCCGTCGCCGTCGGGCTGATCACCGGCGGACGGCTTGGTGACATCTATGGCCGCCGCAGGATCCTGCTCATCGGCACCGTCGTGTTCACCGCCGCCTCGCTGCTGTGCGGACTGGCCACCGGCCCGGGCGTGCTGATCGGTGCCCGTCTGCTCCAGGGTGTCGGCGTGGCCGTGATGATCCCGCAGGTCCTGGCGACCATGCACGTCACCTTCGAAGGTCAGAACCGCAGCAAGGCATTCGGCCTGTACGGGGCCGTCCTGGCGATCGCCAACGTCCTGGGACCGGTCCTGGGCGGCGTACTCACCCAGGCCGACCTGTTCGGGCTGTCCTGGCGGCCGATCTTCCTGGTCAACGTGCCCGTCGGGCTGGCTGTACTCCTCCTCGGACGCAGATTCATCCCCGAGTCGACCGTCCGCAAGGCCGACCGCCTCGATCTGGCCGGCATGCTGCTGTCCGGCCTGGCCATCATCCTGATCCTCTTCCCGCTCACCGAGGGCCACGCCCACGGGTGGCCGCTGTGGTGCTTCGCCATGCTCGCCGTCGGAGTCCTGGTCCTCGGTGTCTTCCTGCGCCACCAGCGGCGCAGGCAGGGCAACGCCCCGCTGGTGACCCTGTCCCTCTTCCGGGTCAGGCAGTTCTCCGGGGGCATGGCCGCGGACCTGATGCACGGCCTGCTGTGCGGCCTGTTCTTCATGACCTGGACGCTGTACCTGCAGCGCGGACTCGGCATGAGCCCGCTTGAGGCGGCCGTGGCCTTCGTGCTCCTCTCCGTGGGAGAACTGGGCGGCGCGACCGCCGCGGCGAAGACCGCCGGACGTTTCGCCCGCCGTCTGCCGCAGGCCGGAGCCCTCATCGCGACCGCTGCGATGGTCACCTACGGGCTCCAGATCGGCAGCGACCGGGCCGACCTGACCCTGCTGGCGATGACCCCTCCGGTGGTGCTGATCGGCTTCGGTCTGGGCATGGTCTCCGGCCCGCTCGCCGATTTGTCGCTGGCCAGGGTCCCGCACGAGGACGCAGGCTCGGCCTCGGGCTTGTTCAACACCGCCATTCACCTGGGCATCGCGCTGGGCACCGCGCTCACCGCCGTGGTGTTCTTCGCCATCACCGGCGGCTCTCCCGACGGCGCGGTCAACCGCGACGCGTTCGTCACCGTGCTGTGGTGGGTCTGCGGCCTCCTTGCCCTGATGTGGGCCCTGATGTTCTGCCTGCCCAAGCAGGCCGACAATCAGGCCGACTGA
- a CDS encoding universal stress protein, whose amino-acid sequence MKRTLVVGVDGSPQSRAAADWAAREAVRRDLPLHVVHAWLWQPLAAPIVQDRDTEAGRADDLLKEVEGELTHRYPGLALTAQVLSDVPVPALLRAAEDAELLVLGTRGHGALVGFLLGSYGRQVIAAAECPVVSVRSAHGRPVAVPEEGEVVVGQQGGVQESAEVLRVAFEAAAARKVPLRAVRAWSLPPVYGYSPGSMWIADQFGGLEPYEKAALEQALEPWRLKYPEVEVVAHVEQGSGGHVLLTAASDAQLLVVGRRVRESAVGAHIGSVAHAVLHHAVCPVAVVPHA is encoded by the coding sequence GTGAAGCGCACGCTCGTTGTCGGAGTGGACGGATCCCCGCAGAGCCGGGCCGCGGCGGACTGGGCCGCACGGGAGGCCGTACGGCGTGACCTGCCCTTGCACGTGGTCCACGCCTGGCTGTGGCAGCCGCTCGCAGCACCGATCGTCCAGGACCGCGACACCGAAGCCGGCCGGGCCGATGACCTCCTGAAGGAAGTCGAGGGCGAGCTCACCCACCGGTACCCGGGACTGGCCCTCACCGCGCAAGTGCTCTCGGACGTGCCGGTGCCGGCCCTGCTGCGCGCCGCCGAGGACGCGGAGTTGCTGGTGCTCGGCACGCGCGGGCACGGAGCCCTGGTCGGGTTCCTGCTGGGTTCCTACGGTCGGCAGGTGATCGCCGCCGCCGAGTGCCCCGTCGTCTCCGTGCGCTCCGCGCACGGCAGGCCGGTGGCCGTGCCGGAGGAGGGGGAGGTCGTCGTCGGGCAGCAGGGCGGCGTGCAGGAGTCCGCCGAGGTACTGCGCGTCGCCTTCGAGGCCGCCGCGGCGAGGAAGGTACCGCTCCGTGCGGTCCGCGCCTGGAGCTTGCCCCCGGTCTACGGCTACAGCCCCGGGTCGATGTGGATCGCCGACCAGTTCGGTGGCCTGGAGCCGTACGAGAAGGCCGCGCTGGAGCAGGCACTGGAGCCGTGGCGGCTGAAGTACCCGGAGGTCGAAGTCGTCGCGCACGTGGAGCAGGGCAGTGGCGGCCACGTGCTGCTGACCGCGGCGTCGGACGCGCAGCTGCTCGTCGTCGGCCGCCGGGTCCGCGAATCGGCGGTGGGGGCGCACATCGGATCCGTGGCCCACGCCGTTCTGCACCACGCGGTCTGTCCTGTCGCCGTGGTCCCGCACGCCTGA
- a CDS encoding pyridoxamine 5'-phosphate oxidase family protein, which yields MDQDGIGRVGGHTGDTTTGRRMRELDRAEALRLLGTVSLGRIVFTQSALPAVRPVNHLVEGEDVIVRIHDDGALASLVAPADVPGVVVAYEADAIDPVTHFGWSVVVTGYACLVTDADEVARFASLLRPWVGHPMTGALRIRSDLVTGFRLEAERTLPESACLG from the coding sequence ATGGACCAGGACGGCATAGGACGCGTCGGCGGTCACACGGGCGATACGACGACCGGCCGGCGCATGCGGGAGCTGGACAGGGCCGAGGCACTCAGGCTTCTGGGGACTGTGTCCCTGGGGCGCATCGTCTTCACGCAGTCCGCGCTGCCCGCCGTCCGCCCGGTCAACCACCTGGTCGAAGGCGAGGACGTCATCGTGCGGATCCACGACGATGGGGCGCTCGCCTCCCTCGTGGCTCCGGCCGATGTCCCCGGCGTGGTGGTCGCCTACGAGGCGGACGCCATCGATCCCGTCACCCACTTCGGCTGGAGCGTCGTGGTCACCGGTTACGCGTGCCTGGTGACCGATGCCGACGAGGTGGCCCGGTTCGCTTCATTGCTGCGTCCCTGGGTGGGACACCCCATGACCGGAGCCCTGCGGATCCGCTCCGACCTCGTTACCGGATTCCGGCTGGAGGCGGAGCGGACGCTGCCCGAGTCCGCTTGCCTGGGCTGA
- a CDS encoding HPF/RaiA family ribosome-associated protein encodes MSHLKSRPRVDVLVNKRGPVPEGASEYVQTKMLAAIAHVGPPVLAVRAKLTQTANPSASRPAIAQAVVNVNGHPVRAHCAADTMFKAVDLLQERLAARLASARQHGGREHRPDHHQPPPPSIDEPHIVRQKAFGLGRQTPEDAVIDMESMDYNFWLFTDMTSGADCVVYRQGQTGGYRVASAGGDSQQYEAGPLLSVSSAAAPECGVDAAVDRMRIAGLAFVFFVDSATKRGCVLYQRHDGHYGLISPAP; translated from the coding sequence ATGAGCCATCTCAAGTCCCGTCCACGGGTTGACGTCCTGGTGAACAAGCGAGGGCCAGTGCCCGAAGGCGCGTCCGAGTACGTCCAAACGAAGATGCTGGCAGCGATCGCACACGTGGGGCCGCCGGTCCTTGCCGTCCGTGCCAAGCTCACGCAGACGGCCAACCCATCGGCGAGCCGCCCCGCCATCGCCCAGGCCGTGGTGAACGTGAACGGCCACCCGGTGCGCGCCCACTGTGCCGCGGACACGATGTTCAAGGCGGTCGATCTCCTGCAGGAGCGACTGGCCGCGCGCCTCGCCAGCGCCCGGCAGCACGGCGGACGAGAACATCGTCCCGACCACCACCAACCGCCTCCGCCGTCGATTGACGAACCCCACATCGTGCGCCAGAAGGCATTCGGCCTGGGACGACAGACTCCCGAAGACGCCGTCATCGACATGGAGTCCATGGACTACAACTTCTGGCTGTTCACCGACATGACATCGGGAGCCGATTGCGTCGTCTACCGCCAGGGGCAGACCGGCGGGTACCGCGTGGCCTCTGCCGGCGGGGACAGTCAGCAGTACGAAGCCGGTCCCCTGTTGAGCGTGAGTTCGGCCGCCGCCCCTGAATGCGGCGTCGACGCGGCCGTCGACCGCATGCGTATCGCGGGGCTCGCCTTCGTGTTCTTCGTCGACTCGGCCACGAAACGAGGATGCGTCCTCTACCAGAGGCACGACGGCCACTACGGCCTGATCTCCCCTGCACCGTAG
- a CDS encoding STAS domain-containing protein has product MTTTLIDLKAAVRNEGDVRVTLAGELDFHTAGLVEPRLTDLAASGHRSLVLDLSGISFCDSSGIGLFLRVDQRCRWAGTRLRLCGVPPLVAKSMRVLGADRVLRIVAA; this is encoded by the coding sequence ATGACGACCACCTTGATCGACCTGAAGGCCGCGGTGAGGAACGAAGGCGACGTGCGCGTCACGTTGGCCGGAGAACTCGATTTCCATACGGCGGGGCTGGTGGAACCGCGCCTCACCGACCTCGCCGCATCCGGTCACCGCAGCCTCGTCCTGGACCTGTCCGGGATCTCCTTCTGTGACAGCTCGGGCATCGGCCTGTTCTTGCGTGTCGACCAACGCTGCCGCTGGGCCGGAACCCGGCTCCGGCTGTGCGGCGTGCCACCTCTGGTGGCCAAGTCGATGCGCGTCCTCGGTGCCGACCGCGTGCTGCGCATCGTGGCGGCCTGA
- a CDS encoding response regulator gives MTDSGAPSPTKPPITVFLLDDHEVVRRGVHDLLDAESDLNVIGEAGTAEQALIRIPALRPQVAILDVRLQDGDGVSVCRELRSRMPELACLMLTSFDDEEALLDAVMAGASGYVLKQITGTDLVTAVRTVAAGQSMLDPGATTRLMARMRGDVPSEDQVPGLPGFTDREKEILVMVSEGLTNREIGNRLYLAEKTVKNIISRLLTKLGVERRVQAAVIASHTLIPPSQHPARAAE, from the coding sequence ATGACCGACAGCGGTGCCCCCTCCCCCACCAAGCCGCCGATCACGGTCTTCCTCCTCGACGACCACGAAGTCGTACGCCGCGGGGTGCACGATCTGCTGGACGCGGAATCCGACCTGAACGTGATCGGTGAGGCGGGCACGGCGGAACAGGCCCTGATCCGCATCCCCGCGCTGCGCCCCCAGGTCGCCATCCTCGACGTACGGCTCCAGGACGGCGACGGCGTGAGCGTGTGCCGCGAGCTGCGCTCGCGGATGCCCGAGCTGGCCTGCCTGATGCTCACCTCGTTCGACGACGAGGAGGCCTTGCTGGACGCGGTGATGGCGGGCGCCTCCGGTTACGTGCTGAAGCAGATCACCGGCACCGACCTGGTCACCGCCGTCCGTACGGTCGCGGCCGGCCAGTCCATGCTCGATCCCGGCGCCACGACCCGGCTGATGGCCCGCATGCGCGGCGACGTGCCCTCGGAGGACCAGGTCCCGGGCCTGCCCGGCTTCACCGACCGGGAGAAGGAGATCCTCGTCATGGTCAGCGAAGGGCTCACCAACCGGGAGATCGGCAACCGGCTCTACCTCGCCGAGAAGACCGTCAAGAACATCATCTCGCGGCTGCTCACCAAGCTCGGCGTGGAGCGTCGCGTCCAGGCAGCGGTGATCGCCAGCCACACGCTGATCCCGCCGAGCCAGCACCCCGCGCGGGCCGCCGAATAG
- a CDS encoding nitrilase-related carbon-nitrogen hydrolase, translated as MLQPVRVVFRSALRAAPIFGEGLRVALYQGQGPVGSREAVERNLERLTEVAALAADYSCQAVVFPEKYTTGYAIDPEQCRELAEHREGPSIERARLVAKEHGLAVVLPYPERDGDTFYDSISVIGPDGLVAANYRKTHLYGAAERRNYSFGQDLPPVVHLNGIAVGVLNCYECEFPPLYQYLSEQGATIVLGPTAADGHFRLADGTMSQVPYQDATRHIIPAMASIWRLFIAYANRRGWEQVPAGSWQYQGNSGIWAPDGEPLIVATAEDRQHDTLLIADCLPAAVPPFSPEGHHPTDSRLTLNPALRPAH; from the coding sequence ATGTTGCAGCCTGTTCGTGTCGTGTTCCGCTCCGCCCTGCGTGCTGCCCCGATCTTCGGTGAAGGACTGCGGGTGGCCCTGTACCAGGGTCAGGGCCCAGTCGGCAGCCGGGAGGCGGTGGAACGGAACCTGGAGCGTCTGACCGAAGTAGCCGCATTGGCAGCGGACTACAGCTGCCAGGCGGTCGTGTTCCCGGAGAAGTACACCACCGGCTACGCGATCGACCCCGAGCAGTGCCGGGAGCTGGCAGAGCACCGCGAGGGCCCCTCCATCGAGCGGGCCCGACTGGTTGCCAAGGAGCACGGCCTGGCCGTGGTCTTGCCTTACCCCGAGCGGGACGGGGACACGTTCTACGACTCGATCAGCGTGATCGGGCCCGACGGGCTGGTGGCCGCGAACTACCGCAAGACCCACCTGTACGGGGCTGCCGAGCGGCGCAACTACTCCTTCGGCCAGGACCTGCCGCCCGTCGTCCATCTCAATGGCATCGCGGTGGGCGTGCTGAACTGCTACGAGTGCGAGTTCCCGCCTCTCTACCAGTACCTCTCCGAACAGGGCGCCACGATCGTTCTCGGGCCCACAGCTGCGGATGGCCACTTCCGCCTGGCCGACGGCACCATGAGCCAGGTCCCCTACCAGGACGCCACCCGCCACATCATCCCGGCCATGGCCAGCATCTGGCGCCTGTTCATCGCCTACGCCAACCGCCGCGGCTGGGAACAGGTCCCCGCCGGCTCCTGGCAGTACCAGGGCAACTCCGGAATCTGGGCCCCCGACGGCGAACCACTGATCGTCGCAACCGCCGAAGACCGCCAGCACGACACCCTGCTCATCGCCGACTGCCTCCCCGCGGCAGTACCCCCTTTCAGCCCCGAAGGCCACCACCCCACCGACAGCCGACTCACCCTCAACCCGGCCCTGCGCCCCGCCCACTGA
- a CDS encoding universal stress protein yields the protein MSRTVIAGLDGSPASLAAAEWAAREAQRRRLPLKLLHAVEEWIPSYGYASQTAATPSPQHWGERIPREVAKELAERHPDLEITTEQVDGRPLTVLAAAAQGAELLVLGSRGLAAMAGFLVGSVSQAVLAHAERPVVVVRPGAWMDTAHLPIPVDNGPQEGAYRPVVLGLDLSRPCDNLLDYAFDAASSRRAPLRVIHSWNMPPTFSFDPALFAPEVRDGMAAGTATALGDALRPWHGKYPQVRVEEECSVGQAAGHLIEASADASLLVVGRRIRRSAIGTHLGPVAHAVLHHSTAPVAVVPHP from the coding sequence ATGTCACGTACGGTCATCGCGGGCCTCGACGGGTCCCCCGCATCGCTGGCAGCCGCCGAGTGGGCCGCCCGCGAGGCCCAGCGGCGCCGACTCCCGCTCAAACTGCTGCACGCGGTGGAGGAGTGGATCCCGTCGTACGGCTACGCGTCGCAGACCGCCGCCACACCGTCCCCTCAGCACTGGGGCGAGCGCATTCCGCGGGAGGTGGCAAAGGAGTTGGCCGAGCGGCACCCCGATCTGGAGATCACCACGGAGCAAGTGGACGGCCGGCCCCTGACCGTCCTGGCCGCTGCCGCACAGGGGGCCGAACTGCTGGTACTGGGCTCGCGCGGGCTGGCGGCGATGGCGGGCTTCCTCGTCGGATCCGTGTCCCAGGCCGTACTCGCCCACGCCGAGCGCCCCGTGGTGGTCGTACGGCCCGGCGCCTGGATGGACACCGCCCATCTGCCGATACCCGTCGACAACGGGCCACAGGAAGGCGCCTACCGGCCGGTCGTGCTCGGGCTGGACCTCTCCCGCCCGTGCGATAACCTCCTCGACTACGCCTTCGACGCAGCGTCCTCGCGGCGAGCCCCGCTGCGTGTGATCCACAGTTGGAACATGCCGCCCACCTTCTCCTTCGACCCGGCGCTGTTCGCCCCCGAGGTGCGGGACGGCATGGCGGCCGGCACGGCAACCGCGCTCGGCGACGCACTGCGGCCTTGGCACGGCAAGTACCCCCAGGTTCGCGTCGAAGAGGAATGCTCCGTGGGGCAGGCCGCCGGACATCTCATCGAGGCGTCGGCGGACGCCTCCCTGCTCGTCGTCGGCCGACGGATCCGCCGCTCGGCCATCGGCACCCACCTCGGCCCGGTCGCCCACGCCGTGCTCCACCACTCCACGGCCCCGGTCGCGGTCGTACCGCACCCCTGA